The segment CCCGCCTCGACCACGGCCGCCGAAGCGCTCGAGATGGTTCGCGAGCAGGCTCGTGAGGTCGAGACCCTCTACTACGTCTACGCCCTGGACGACGAGGGACGCCTTGTCGGCGCCCTTTCACTTCGGGAGCTCATCATTGCCGACCGCAGCGCACGGGTCGAGGACCTCATGTCTCGGCGTGTGGTCAGCGTCACCCTGGACACCAAGCAGCAGGATGTGGCGCACGTCTCCGCTCACTACAACCTCCTGGCCGTTCCGGTGGTGGATGACCAGGGACGGCTCAAGGGCATCGTCACTTCCGACGACGCCATCGACGCCGTCATTCCCACCTCCTGGAAGAAGCGCATCCCGAAGGCTTTCGCTTCCTGATCGGCCTTCGGGGTACCTCAGTGCGCCGCTGACGCCTGCCGTCTACGGTCTCACCGCATCACAGGAAATCCAGGTATCGCCCATGCGTTCCCCATTCCCAAGCAGCAATCGCCGCTGGCGTCGGCTGACGGCCCTTCTAGCCATCGCCGGCCCGGGAATCATCACCGCCACCGTCGACAATGATGCCGGCGGAGTCGCAACCTACTCCCTCGCGGGCGGCAACTACGGCTACGGCCACCTCTGGGCGCTGATCCCGATCGGCGTCCTGCTGTTCATCATCCAGGAGATGTCGGCACGCCTCGGGGCCATGACGGGGAAGGGCCTCGCGGACCTGATCCGCGAGAACTTCGGCCTGCGCATGACGTTCTGGTTGCTGCTGGGCGTGACCCTGACGAACCTCACCAACACCATGGGCGAGTTCGCCGGCGTCGCCTCCGCGGCGGAGATCTTCGGGCTGTCTCGCTACATCGCTGTGCCGCTCTCTGCGGTCTTCGTGTGGGTTGTCGTGGTCCGGGGCAACTACAAGTCGGTCGAGAAGGTCTTTTTCGCCGCTTGCCTGATCTACCTGGCCTACCCGATCTCCGGCATCCTGGCCAAGCCCGACTGGAAACCCGTCCTGCACAGCCTGGTCGTCCCCGGCTGGGAGCTGTCCGCCGGCTATGTCATGATGCTCATCGGCATCGTCGGCACCACCATCGCACCCTGGATGCAGTTCTACCAGCAGGCTGCCGTTGTCGACAAAGGCATCACGGCCAAGGACTACAAGTACACTCGGCTGGATGTCCTCGTCGGGTGTGTGTTCGCGGTCATCATCGTCCTCTTCATCATGGTGACGTGCTCTGCGACCATCCACGCAGCGGGCAAGAGCGTCGAGTCGGTCGAGGACGCTGCTCAGGCTCTGTTCCCGCTGGCCGGTCCTTACTGCGCCGGCCTCTTCGCCTTCGGACTCCTGAACGCGTCGCTGTTCGCGGCGTCGATCTTGCCCTTGGCGACCGCCTACCAGCTCTGCGAGGGCATCGGCTGGGAGCGCGGCCTGGACCACAGCTTCCGCGAGGCGCCCGCGTTCTACACCACTTACACCGCTCTCATCGTCCTCGGTGCCGGTCTGGTGCTGCTGCCGAACGCTCCTCTGCTCAAGATCATGTACCTGTCCCAGGTGCTCAACGGCGTCTTGCTGCCCTTGGTGCTGGTCTTCATGCTGCGGCTCATCAACGACCCCGGGCTGATGGGTGACCACACGAACTCGCGCGTGTATAATGTGCTCAGTTGGGCCTGCGTCGTGGCGGTGTCGCTCATGTCGGCGTACCTGGCGGTCGCGACAATCTTCCCGTCCCTGGGGCAGTAGCGGCCCTAACTCCCTGTCCTGCAATGTTCGCCGGGCCTGTCCTGTCAGGTCCCGCGCTCCTTTGATTGGTCACCTTCCATGCGCTTTCTGCTCAGTGGTTACTACGGCTTCGGCAACGCGGGGGATGAGGCTGTCCTGGCTTCGCTCCTTCAGGGCCTGCGACAGCGTTTCCCCGAGGCCGAGCTGTGCGTTCTGTCCTCCGCTCCCGGGACCACCAGCAACCTCTACGGGGTCGAGGCGGCGCAGCGCTGGTCTGTGGCCGAGGTCTGGCGTGCTCTGGGGCGATCCGACCTGCTGATTCAGGGCGGCGGAAGCCTCCTCCAAGACGCCACGAGCAAGGTCTCGCCGGTCTACTATCTGGGAATCCTGCGAATGGCTCGGCTGCGCCGGGTCCCCAGTGTCATCTTCGCCCAGGGCTTCGGTCCACTGAACACTTCGGTCCTCCGCCGCTGGGCCGCGAGCGAGTTCCGCCGGGCTGCTGCCGTCACCCTACGTGATGCAGCCTCCGTCGAGCAGGTCCGCAGCCTTCCAGTCACTTCGCCCGAGCCGACTCTGGTGGGTGATCCGGCTGTCCTGCTGGAGCCTGATCTCGATGCGGCTCGCACCTCCCTGCGTGAGGCGGAAGTCGATCTATCAGCCGGGTATGCCCTCCTGACCTTGCGCCAGTGGCCGCAGACGGAGCAGGTCGTGGAGGCCTGTGGCCAACTGGTGCGCCACCTGCACAACGCCCACGGGCTGGAGACGGTGCTGGTGCCCTTCCAGGAGCCGGAGGATCTCGCGCCCTTGCAGCAGGTTGTCTCCGCAAGCCCCGGCGCACATCTGCTCACGGGTCTGGGCCGTCCGCAGCACTTCGTCGGACTGGTGTCCCTGGCCAGACTCGCGGTGTGCATGAGGCTGCACGGGATCATCTTTGCCGCCGGGCAGCAGGTGCCCGCGATCGGTCTCTCCTATGACCCCAAACTCGACGCTTTCGCTGCCCGGGCGGGGCAGCCGGTGCTTGCCTGCGGGTCCTGCACCGGCGACGCGCTTTGTGCTGTCGTCGATTCGGCCCTGACCCAGGCCCAGACGAAGGCGGCCGACCGTGCTGTTGCGGCCGCCGAGGTGCGCAGCGCCGCCGAGACTGCCTTCGAGGTCCTTGCCGAGGTCGTGAAGGGCCTACGCTGACCCCGGCGATGCTCACCTGCCGCGGTCGCTTAGCTCCCGCCTTTCCAAAGTTGCGAGCGGACGCCTGGCTTTCGCTCACCCAAGGCGGCGAGTCGCTATCGCTCCTGGTCTACGGGGTGCCGTGCCTTTGCCGTAATCCTCTGCCTTTGCCGTTTCCCCCTCGCCACCGCGTGGAGAGGGGGCAGGGGGTGAGGTGCCCTTTGCGGTCGGCTTGACAGCCGGCTTCGCGCCCTGTTAGCCTTGCTCGACGACCGGACCCTTCGTGAGATCACGCCCCTTCGAGGTGGGGATGCGATGTACGAGTTGATTGTCGAACGCAGCTTCTCGGCCGCACACCGACTGTGCGACTACGACGGCCCGTGTGCCCGATTGCACGGCCACAACTACCGCGTTGAGTGCAGTCTCGTCGGCGAGGAGCTCGCGGGCAATGGAATGCTGATGGACTTCGGCGAGATCAAGACCTTCTGCGACGAGATCCTCGACGCCCTGGATCACCAGTGCCTGAACGAGTTGGCACCCTTCACCGAGCAGAACCCGACCTCCGAGAACCTTGCACGGTACCTCTTTGAGCAGATGGAGTCGGCCCTGGCCGACAGGCCGGTGCACATGGGGTATGTGCGGGTGTGGGAGACGGCGGGGCAGTCTGCCGTGTACCGAAAGGGGTAGACATGAGGGCCCTCACGCTGCTCTCCGGCGGGCTGGATTCCGTCGTCGCGACCTGGGCTGCCCGACGCGATCACGAGATCGTCGCCGCCCTCACCTTCGACTATGGTCAGCAGGCTCGGGTGCGGGAAATCGACGCCGCCCGACGAGTTGCCGGTCTGCTCGACTGCCGTCACGAGGTCATCGAGTTGCCCTGGCTGGCGGCCCTTGGCGGAAGTGCGCTGACGGAGGCCTCGGCGGAGATCCCCTCACTGCCCGCGGAGCAACTGGACGACGCTGAGGCAGCCGCGGAGACCGCTCAGGCCGTGTGGGTGCCGAATCGCAACGGGGTCTTCGTGAACATCGCCGCCGCCTATGCCGAGGTGCTGGACGTGGGGGCAATCGTGTGCGGGTTCAATGTGGAGGAGGGCGCGACCTTCCCCGACAATACCCCGGAGTTCATGGACGCTGCCGCCCGGTTCTTCGCGCTGTCCACGATGCGCCGGCCCCGGCTCCTCAGCCCCACGGTCACCCTCACCAAGTCGCAGATAGTGCAGCTCGGGCTCGAACTCGGTGCGCCCCTGGAACACGTGTGGAGCTGCTACCGTGGTGACGAGCAGCCCTGCTGGCGCTGCGAGTCCTGCCGGCGGCTGAAGAGAGCCCTGAGCACCGCCGGGGTCTGGGAACGCTGGCTCGCCGAGCGCTGACGGACGCCGGACCTACAGTCACAGAAAAGGCCCGCGGGGAATCTCCTCGCGGGCCTTTGGTTTGCGTGGGTATGTGCGCCTTCGCCTGCTGCGCTCTGCCTAGCTCTTGCGGCGCAGGAAGGCCGGGATGTCGAGGTCGTCCTCGTCATAGGTAGGCATGTCGTCGGAGAAGGCGGCGCGTCGGCGGTCGCGGCTCTCGTCGCGCTTCTTGCCCTCTTCCTCCTCAGGAGCACGTGCAGCAGCGGTTTCCGGTGCTTTGCGTTCGGCCGGGCGAGCGGCTTCGGCACGGGTCTCGGAAGGTGCATCCTGAGCCTGGACGGCATCGAAGCCGGTGGCCAGAACCGTGATGCGCACCTGACCCTCCATCTTGTCGTCGATGACGGCGCCCAGGGTGAGGTCGACTTCGCCCGCGTCTCCGCCCGCAGCCTCCTGGACGATGCTGGCCGCTTCCTGAACCTCGGCCAGTGTCAGGTCCGGTCCGCCGGTGACGTTCAGGAGCACGGAGCGAGCGCCGCGAATGTCGGTCTCCAGCAGCGGACTGGAGATGGCAGCCTGGGCGGCGTCGGTGGCGCGCTTGTCGCCCTGAGACTCGCCGATACCCATCATCGCGGAGCCGGCGTTGACCATGACGGCACGCACGTCATTGAAGTCCAGGTTGATGAGGCCGGGGACGACGATGACTTCGGAGATGCCGCGCACGCCCTGCTGCAAGACCGTATCTGCCAGCCGGAAGGCCTCCTGGAGGCTCAGTTCGCGGTTGGTCAACTGCAGCAGACGGTCGTTGGGGATAACGATCAGGGTGTCGACGTTTTCCTTAAGTCGGCGGATGCCGTCGTCGGCAAGCATGGCACGTCGCTTGCCCTCCACGGCGAAGGGCTTGGTGACTACGCCGACGGTCAGAGCGCCCATTTCCTTGGATATCTCCGCAACAACGGGGCTGGCGCCGGTGCCTGTTCCGCCGCCCATGCCGCTGGTGATGAACACCATGTCGGCGCCGTCGAGGGAGATCATGATCTCCTGGCGGCTCTCCTCGGCGGCCTGGCGGCCGAGGTCAGGGTTGCCACCGGTGCCAAGGCCACGGGTCAAGCTATCGCCAATCTGCAGCTTCTTGTCGGCGGCTGATAGGTCGAGTACCTGCATGTCGGTGTTCATGGCGATATACTCGACGCCCATGAGCCCGGCTTCGATCATCCGGTCGACAGCGTTCGAACCGCCGCCCCCCACCCCGATGACGCGTATCTTTGCATATTCCTCCACTTTGGAGCTGAGCATGGGCAAAGGCCCCTCCCATTCGGCAGAGCACAGTGAATCGCTGAAGACAACTTGAGGTTCAATTATAGACGCGGCTTTCAAGGGGTGTCAAGGAAACCGCAACCCGTTTTTGGCCCGCCTTGAGCATCCGCCCAGACCCCGAGAGCCTCGTCGAGATACCCCACGTCGCGGCCATCCCTCACAGGTCGAAGGAGCCCTGCGCCTTGCGATGCTCTCTTGCCTTCTCAAAGCGTTGCAGATGGTCGACAAGTTCCAGCCTGAGGGCAGGAACCTCCTCCGGACCTTGCAGGCCTCGTGCACCCTCCGACAGGAGCTTGCGCGGGCCCTGCGCCATCTCCTCCTCTGGGTCGGGCCACTGCACAGCGTAGACGGTCCGTCCCTGTTCCTGAGCCTGGCGAGCGGTCTCCATCGCCCCACCGGTCTCCCGCGACTGCACCACGAGCACTCCCCGCGACAGCACGCTCTGGAGCCGGTTGCGGGCCATCAACCGTCCCACAGTGGGTGGCGCCTGGGGCGGCTGTTCGGAGATCACCGCTCCGTTCTGCGAGATGTCACGGGCCAGTTCGAGGTTCTCGCGGGGCGTTATCACCCGGATGCCTGAGCCGAGGACCGCCAGCGTTCTTCCGCCACCCTCGAGCGCTCCCAGGTGAGCGGCGGTGTCGCAGCCCCTGGCCAGGCCACTCACCACCGTGGTCCGCTCCTGCGCGAAGGCCCGACCGAGGCTCCGAGCCATCTGTGCGCCCTCGGGAGTCGGTGAACGCGTCCCCACAATCGCGACCGCCGGCTCATCCTCGCCCAAAACGCGGCCGGCCAGGCACAGAACGGGTGGCGGATGCTCCAACCCCCGGATCAGGACGGGGTAGGCACTCTCCCAGGGGCAGGCAACCGTGACGCCGACGCCGCGCAGCTCCTGAATCTGCTCCCGGAAGTCCTCAAGCCTCTTCCCGAGGCCGGTAAGGCCCGCGATCTGCTCCGCAGTCAGCCGTAGAGCCGGATTGTGCAGCGCCTCAGGGTCGGCCGCAAGAACCGCTCGTGTCGACCCGAAGGCCGCCACCAGGCGCGCAAAGCCCGCGGGGCCAAGTCCGCCTCCCCAGCAGAGGGCGACACACCTCAGCTTTTCCTGGTCAGGTGTGGGCAACCCGGCCTCCAGGGGGTCCTTCTTGCCGCCGGAGACGTCCTGCTCAAGGCCGTCCCCGGCGGGTATATCGCTGGTCTCAGGCAACGTTCCAGACGTCATAAGCGGCCTTCATCGCCGCAAGCGGCTCACCCTTCGGGCCGAACTCATGGCCCACATAGCCGTCGTAGTCCAGCTCCGCGATGGTCCGAGCGATCGCCGGGTAGTAGATCTCCTGCGTGTCGTCCATGTCCTTGCGGCCGGGGTTGCCGGCGGTGTGGAAGTGACCGATCCATTGGAGGTTGTTCTGGATGGTGCGGATCAGGTCGCCTTCCATGATCTGCATGTGGTAGATATCGTACAGCAGCTTCACACGCGGCGAGCCGACCAGCTTGCACAGGTGTACACCCCACTCGGTGCTGTCGCACATGTACCCCGGGTGGTTCACCTTGCTGTTGAGCAGCTCCACACACATCGTGATGCCCTTGGCCTCGTAGGCCGGTGCGACCTTGCCAAGAATCTCCGCGCAGATCTCGGCGCCGACGAGGTCGGTGACCTGCGGGTAGCGGTTGCCGCTCAGGCACAGCACACTGGGGATCTCGTACTTCACAGCGATCTCCAGACTCGCGTTCAGCTCGTCCTCGATGCGCGCATGATTCTCGCGCTTGTTGAGGCCGTCGCCGAGAGACTGGTGACCGACGAAGATGGCGATGTCCAGCCCGGCGTCCTTGATGGCTTGGAACTGGTCCTGCGGTCCCATTTCCAGCGACTTGTAGCCGATCTTCTTGGCCTCGGCGATCACTTGCTCAGGTGTCACGCCGCCTCGGCAAAAGCATCCCCAGCACCCCGACTGCTTGATGGGCTTCATGGATAGCGCTCCTTCAATGTGGATGATCCGCTCCTATTCCCCGGCAAGGTTCAGAAGGCCTCCCGACCTCCGGGGGCGAAGTGAATACCGACAGGAATCCGAGGTCGGCCTGACAGACCAACGCCGGGAACGGGAGGCCCCCATGGCCAACAACCTGATGGTCAAGCCTGGCAGCAAAGTGCGGCTCAAGGACTATAACCCGGATGCGAACAACGGCTGGGAAAAGGACGACCCCAGGTGCCAGAGCAAGCTCAGCAGCGACCTCCAGACCATGGCCGCGCTGCAGGAGATGCTCTTCGCCGAGAACAAGCAGTCCCTGCTCATCGTCCTGCAGGCGATGGACGCCGGCGGTAAGG is part of the Armatimonadia bacterium genome and harbors:
- a CDS encoding divalent metal cation transporter, whose protein sequence is MRSPFPSSNRRWRRLTALLAIAGPGIITATVDNDAGGVATYSLAGGNYGYGHLWALIPIGVLLFIIQEMSARLGAMTGKGLADLIRENFGLRMTFWLLLGVTLTNLTNTMGEFAGVASAAEIFGLSRYIAVPLSAVFVWVVVVRGNYKSVEKVFFAACLIYLAYPISGILAKPDWKPVLHSLVVPGWELSAGYVMMLIGIVGTTIAPWMQFYQQAAVVDKGITAKDYKYTRLDVLVGCVFAVIIVLFIMVTCSATIHAAGKSVESVEDAAQALFPLAGPYCAGLFAFGLLNASLFAASILPLATAYQLCEGIGWERGLDHSFREAPAFYTTYTALIVLGAGLVLLPNAPLLKIMYLSQVLNGVLLPLVLVFMLRLINDPGLMGDHTNSRVYNVLSWACVVAVSLMSAYLAVATIFPSLGQ
- the csaB gene encoding polysaccharide pyruvyl transferase CsaB, giving the protein MRFLLSGYYGFGNAGDEAVLASLLQGLRQRFPEAELCVLSSAPGTTSNLYGVEAAQRWSVAEVWRALGRSDLLIQGGGSLLQDATSKVSPVYYLGILRMARLRRVPSVIFAQGFGPLNTSVLRRWAASEFRRAAAVTLRDAASVEQVRSLPVTSPEPTLVGDPAVLLEPDLDAARTSLREAEVDLSAGYALLTLRQWPQTEQVVEACGQLVRHLHNAHGLETVLVPFQEPEDLAPLQQVVSASPGAHLLTGLGRPQHFVGLVSLARLAVCMRLHGIIFAAGQQVPAIGLSYDPKLDAFAARAGQPVLACGSCTGDALCAVVDSALTQAQTKAADRAVAAAEVRSAAETAFEVLAEVVKGLR
- the queD gene encoding 6-carboxytetrahydropterin synthase QueD, whose product is MYELIVERSFSAAHRLCDYDGPCARLHGHNYRVECSLVGEELAGNGMLMDFGEIKTFCDEILDALDHQCLNELAPFTEQNPTSENLARYLFEQMESALADRPVHMGYVRVWETAGQSAVYRKG
- the queC gene encoding 7-cyano-7-deazaguanine synthase QueC yields the protein MRALTLLSGGLDSVVATWAARRDHEIVAALTFDYGQQARVREIDAARRVAGLLDCRHEVIELPWLAALGGSALTEASAEIPSLPAEQLDDAEAAAETAQAVWVPNRNGVFVNIAAAYAEVLDVGAIVCGFNVEEGATFPDNTPEFMDAAARFFALSTMRRPRLLSPTVTLTKSQIVQLGLELGAPLEHVWSCYRGDEQPCWRCESCRRLKRALSTAGVWERWLAER
- the ftsZ gene encoding cell division protein FtsZ, which gives rise to MLSSKVEEYAKIRVIGVGGGGSNAVDRMIEAGLMGVEYIAMNTDMQVLDLSAADKKLQIGDSLTRGLGTGGNPDLGRQAAEESRQEIMISLDGADMVFITSGMGGGTGTGASPVVAEISKEMGALTVGVVTKPFAVEGKRRAMLADDGIRRLKENVDTLIVIPNDRLLQLTNRELSLQEAFRLADTVLQQGVRGISEVIVVPGLINLDFNDVRAVMVNAGSAMMGIGESQGDKRATDAAQAAISSPLLETDIRGARSVLLNVTGGPDLTLAEVQEAASIVQEAAGGDAGEVDLTLGAVIDDKMEGQVRITVLATGFDAVQAQDAPSETRAEAARPAERKAPETAAARAPEEEEGKKRDESRDRRRAAFSDDMPTYDEDDLDIPAFLRRKS
- a CDS encoding DNA-processing protein DprA; the protein is MTSGTLPETSDIPAGDGLEQDVSGGKKDPLEAGLPTPDQEKLRCVALCWGGGLGPAGFARLVAAFGSTRAVLAADPEALHNPALRLTAEQIAGLTGLGKRLEDFREQIQELRGVGVTVACPWESAYPVLIRGLEHPPPVLCLAGRVLGEDEPAVAIVGTRSPTPEGAQMARSLGRAFAQERTTVVSGLARGCDTAAHLGALEGGGRTLAVLGSGIRVITPRENLELARDISQNGAVISEQPPQAPPTVGRLMARNRLQSVLSRGVLVVQSRETGGAMETARQAQEQGRTVYAVQWPDPEEEMAQGPRKLLSEGARGLQGPEEVPALRLELVDHLQRFEKAREHRKAQGSFDL
- a CDS encoding TIM barrel protein produces the protein MKPIKQSGCWGCFCRGGVTPEQVIAEAKKIGYKSLEMGPQDQFQAIKDAGLDIAIFVGHQSLGDGLNKRENHARIEDELNASLEIAVKYEIPSVLCLSGNRYPQVTDLVGAEICAEILGKVAPAYEAKGITMCVELLNSKVNHPGYMCDSTEWGVHLCKLVGSPRVKLLYDIYHMQIMEGDLIRTIQNNLQWIGHFHTAGNPGRKDMDDTQEIYYPAIARTIAELDYDGYVGHEFGPKGEPLAAMKAAYDVWNVA